GGCCAATGAAGCCCCCCTTACACGGGCGCGGATTGAGTTTGAAGAAGAAACCGGGCAAGCCATTAACGGCACCTTTTTACCATTGACGTCCATAAAACAAAAAGGTGGGAAAACGGTAATGGCCTGGGCCGTGTCCGGCGATATTGATCCGGCTGTATTACACAGCAACAGTTTTCTGCTTGAATGGCCGCCCCGGTCCGGCAGGAAGACCGAAATACCGGAGGTCGATCAATGGGCCTGGTTCACCTCGGAAGAAGCCAAACGGCGGATCAACCCGGCCCAGGTGGCTTTTATTTTGGAAATAATCGCCCTGGTTCGTAACAAACAGGGCTGAACACTTTAGCGGTACTCTGGTCTTTGATCGACCGATGGCTTTTCTTTTTTTACACGTTCATAATGTCCATACTCCGTTTCAAAATTTGTATTTTGCAGGCAATCCGTGTATACAGCTCTTGCACAGATGCGATGACGATTGCCCGGCCTCCCGATTTATACCAATATTAAACTATGACCATGCGTATTTTATTTGTAAGCATTTTTACCATTTTATCCGCCGCTATAGCTGCGCAAAACAACACGATTCCTCCACGTGTGAATATCTGTGTATATGGCGGTACTTCCGCAGGAGTGATGGCCGCCTACAGTGCCGCCAAACTCGGCAAGACCGTTGTTCTGATAGAGCCTGGCAACCGTTTGGGGGGTCTTACTTCCGGCGGCCTGGGCTTTACCGACATTGGAAACAAATATGCGATCAGCGGGCTGGCATTGGATTTTTACCGGAAAACAGGCGCTCATTACGGCCGGTTTGAACAATGGATTTTTGAGCCATCGGTTGCGGAGCAGTTGTTTAAAAACTATATCAAAGCAGCCAAGGTTCCCGTG
The sequence above is a segment of the Niabella agricola genome. Coding sequences within it:
- a CDS encoding NUDIX hydrolase, translated to MKASAGILLYKKEEQDLYFFLVHPGGPFWKNKDLGAWSIPKGELLANEAPLTRARIEFEEETGQAINGTFLPLTSIKQKGGKTVMAWAVSGDIDPAVLHSNSFLLEWPPRSGRKTEIPEVDQWAWFTSEEAKRRINPAQVAFILEIIALVRNKQG